From Deinococcus aquaticus, one genomic window encodes:
- a CDS encoding SMI1/KNR4 family protein: MHSPIQLLNEAGVTFFPPATMAQIQVVEDRLGIPVPDEIRALYLDHDGEQESMDPVLLARLQSLAELSNTLDEMDEFLLNEAPTLRGLFVPLWSDDGSNYFVFFLSGPERGMIGWTNHEEPCFIAPHYRTMAGLYASLVSAYNRNGFELEREYTGDSGIGEREGRVFDAHLAAYDPALDASVRDYHGAFLLTLCPLGREHELLPLLQDDRLAVLTGNLLSRRECQWVLPALIEAVRDFASDSSIAFNLLNAITDLDAPNTGEALVNLARDYPVALSAHYLAEALQRCGFKVERPQNAQGRFVQARISVETEPDGWLVLAWANS; the protein is encoded by the coding sequence ATGCATTCCCCGATTCAACTCCTGAACGAGGCAGGCGTGACCTTCTTTCCGCCTGCCACTATGGCGCAGATTCAGGTTGTCGAAGACAGACTCGGGATCCCCGTTCCAGACGAGATCAGGGCCCTGTACCTTGATCACGATGGGGAGCAGGAGAGTATGGATCCTGTTCTCCTGGCGAGACTCCAGAGCCTCGCTGAATTGAGCAACACCCTGGACGAGATGGACGAATTCCTGCTCAATGAGGCCCCGACTCTCCGAGGATTGTTCGTGCCGCTATGGTCGGACGACGGCAGTAATTACTTCGTGTTCTTCCTGAGCGGACCCGAGCGCGGAATGATCGGCTGGACGAACCATGAGGAGCCGTGCTTTATCGCGCCACACTACCGGACCATGGCTGGGTTGTATGCGTCTCTCGTGTCGGCATATAACCGCAACGGTTTCGAGCTTGAGCGAGAGTACACCGGAGACTCTGGGATAGGTGAACGTGAAGGGCGAGTGTTCGACGCGCACCTTGCCGCCTACGATCCTGCCTTGGACGCGTCGGTACGGGATTACCACGGGGCATTCCTCCTGACCTTGTGTCCTCTGGGCCGTGAGCATGAGCTGCTGCCTTTGTTGCAGGACGATCGCCTGGCGGTCCTCACGGGTAACCTTCTGTCCCGGCGGGAATGTCAATGGGTATTGCCAGCGCTGATTGAAGCCGTGAGAGATTTTGCCTCGGACAGTTCCATAGCGTTCAATCTGCTGAATGCCATCACCGACCTGGACGCCCCGAACACCGGCGAGGCGCTGGTAAATCTGGCGCGCGACTACCCCGTCGCATTGAGCGCGCACTATCTGGCCGAGGCGCTGCAACGCTGTGGCTTCAAGGTGGAACGTCCGCAGAATGCACAGGGTCGTTTCGTGCAGGCCCGGATCAGCGTCGAGACGGAACCTGACGGTTGGCTGGTCCTGGCGTGGGCAAACAGTTGA
- a CDS encoding acetyl-CoA C-acetyltransferase: MSKLVIVAAKRTPIGNFMGSLQHVSAADLGITAAKAVLDGVNSADVADVIVGNVLQAGNGMNVGRQVGIGAGLPNDVPGLTVNRVCGSGLQAVISAAQGIKAGDGQLYLAGGTESMSGAPYLLPRAREGYRLGHAQALDSILSEGLTDVFGGYHMGITAENIAEAWNLTREEQDAFALESQNRAATAQAGGFFADELVSVEVPGRKGPTTFSADEYPRATTAEALAKLRPAFRKDGTVTAGNASGINDGAAMLLVASEEYAQAHGLPILAEIASYAAIGVDPAIMGIGPARAVPVALNRAGMTVADVDLFELNEAFAAQSLAVVRDLNADPARVNVTGGAVALGHPIGASGARVLVTLIHQLRRLGKETGVASLCIGGGMGIAIVVRARA; encoded by the coding sequence ATGAGCAAACTGGTGATCGTGGCGGCGAAGCGCACGCCGATCGGGAACTTCATGGGCAGCCTGCAACACGTCTCGGCCGCTGACCTGGGCATCACGGCCGCGAAAGCCGTGCTGGACGGAGTGAACAGCGCGGACGTGGCCGACGTGATCGTGGGCAACGTCCTTCAGGCCGGAAACGGCATGAACGTGGGCCGACAGGTGGGCATCGGCGCGGGCCTGCCCAATGACGTGCCGGGCCTGACCGTCAACCGCGTGTGCGGCAGCGGCCTTCAGGCCGTCATCAGCGCCGCGCAGGGCATCAAGGCCGGGGACGGGCAGCTGTACCTCGCGGGCGGCACGGAAAGCATGAGCGGCGCGCCGTACCTGCTGCCCCGCGCCCGCGAAGGCTACCGGCTGGGGCACGCGCAGGCGCTGGATTCCATCCTCTCGGAAGGCCTGACCGACGTGTTCGGCGGGTACCACATGGGCATCACCGCCGAGAACATCGCCGAGGCGTGGAACCTGACCCGCGAGGAACAGGACGCCTTCGCCCTGGAGAGCCAGAACCGCGCCGCCACCGCGCAGGCCGGAGGCTTCTTCGCAGACGAACTGGTCAGCGTGGAAGTGCCGGGCCGCAAGGGCCCCACCACCTTCAGCGCCGACGAGTACCCCCGCGCCACCACCGCCGAGGCCCTGGCCAAACTGCGCCCCGCCTTCAGGAAGGACGGCACCGTCACCGCCGGGAACGCCAGCGGCATCAACGACGGCGCCGCCATGCTGCTGGTCGCCAGCGAGGAATACGCCCAGGCGCACGGGCTGCCCATCCTGGCCGAGATCGCCAGTTACGCCGCCATCGGCGTGGACCCCGCCATCATGGGCATCGGGCCCGCCAGGGCCGTCCCCGTCGCCCTGAACCGCGCCGGCATGACGGTCGCGGACGTAGACCTGTTCGAACTGAACGAGGCGTTCGCCGCGCAGTCCCTGGCCGTCGTGCGCGACCTGAACGCCGACCCCGCCCGCGTGAACGTCACGGGCGGCGCCGTCGCCCTCGGGCACCCCATCGGGGCCAGTGGCGCGCGCGTGCTCGTCACGCTGATCCACCAGCTGCGCCGCCTGGGCAAGGAAACCGGCGTCGCCAGCCTGTGCATCGGCGGCGGCATGGGCATCGCCATCGTGGTGCGCGCGCGGGCGTAA
- a CDS encoding helix-turn-helix domain-containing protein: MPIRVHLDDLLAQRGMTLSELSSRVEITLANLSILKTGKARAVRFSTLDALCRALDCQPGDLLVWESGPPEQDDP, encoded by the coding sequence ATGCCCATCCGCGTGCACCTCGACGACCTGCTGGCGCAGCGGGGCATGACCCTCTCGGAACTCTCCTCGCGGGTGGAGATCACCCTGGCGAACCTCAGCATCCTGAAGACCGGGAAGGCCCGCGCGGTGCGCTTCAGCACCCTGGACGCCCTGTGCCGCGCGCTGGACTGTCAGCCCGGCGACCTGCTGGTGTGGGAAAGCGGCCCGCCCGAACAAGACGACCCATGA
- a CDS encoding metallophosphoesterase family protein, whose amino-acid sequence MRAAVISDVHGNAFALEAVLREVRAAAPDLTVNLGDQVEGSADPARALSMQAELAAAGALEVRGNNEEKLWPGGRRSPLSMSYGAWLAANTDPALLARVAALPLTARAGDLLAFHGTPDSAWDSLLWVWDTDGYYRARDPRSLLALVQPLDAAVVVCGHTHRPGATRVGDTLVVNAGAVSDQVDGDPRARWTQLDRVNGHWNVTFHAVPYDIEAAVAWAATHTPFGGGEGSLLRTGTMDARGDGVWEGPTPAPE is encoded by the coding sequence ATGAGGGCCGCAGTGATCAGTGATGTCCATGGAAACGCCTTTGCGCTGGAGGCCGTGCTGCGAGAGGTCCGCGCCGCCGCCCCGGACCTGACCGTGAACCTGGGTGATCAGGTCGAGGGCAGCGCCGACCCGGCCCGCGCCCTGAGCATGCAGGCGGAACTGGCGGCGGCCGGGGCGCTGGAAGTACGCGGCAACAACGAGGAGAAACTCTGGCCGGGGGGCCGCCGCTCACCGCTCTCCATGTCGTACGGGGCGTGGCTCGCGGCGAATACCGACCCGGCCCTGCTGGCGCGCGTGGCCGCCCTGCCGCTGACTGCGCGGGCCGGGGACCTGCTGGCCTTTCACGGCACGCCGGACAGCGCCTGGGACAGCCTGCTGTGGGTGTGGGACACGGACGGGTACTACCGTGCACGCGACCCCAGGAGCCTGCTGGCGCTGGTGCAGCCGCTGGACGCCGCCGTGGTCGTGTGCGGGCACACCCACCGCCCCGGCGCGACCCGCGTGGGCGACACGCTGGTCGTGAACGCCGGCGCGGTCAGCGATCAGGTGGACGGCGACCCCCGCGCCCGCTGGACGCAGCTGGACCGCGTGAACGGCCACTGGAACGTCACCTTTCACGCCGTGCCGTACGACATCGAGGCCGCCGTCGCCTGGGCCGCCACGCACACACCCTTCGGAGGAGGGGAGGGCAGCCTCCTGAGAACCGGCACCATGGACGCGCGCGGCGACGGCGTGTGGGAAGGCCCCACCCCCGCCCCCGAATGA
- a CDS encoding Bax inhibitor-1/YccA family protein yields MQTYPTTRTNTTDLVRTFMARTYSWMAAGLALTAGIAWLTASNEVLALQVLNLRMPLIIAQLALVFVLSLGAQRLPSALAGVLFVAYAALTGLTFSSILLAYDASAVTAAFATTAGTFGLMSVAGFVIKKDLSAMGRFFMFAVIGLFVAMIVNLFVASSALTLGISIVGVLLFAGLTAYDTQMLRNLALSGIQGEQAERAAINGALALYLDFINMFLFILRLFGIGGSSRD; encoded by the coding sequence ATGCAGACCTATCCCACCACCCGCACCAACACGACGGACCTCGTCCGGACGTTCATGGCCCGCACGTACTCGTGGATGGCCGCCGGTCTGGCCCTCACGGCCGGGATCGCGTGGCTGACCGCCAGTAACGAGGTCCTCGCCCTGCAGGTCCTGAACCTGCGCATGCCGCTGATCATCGCGCAGCTGGCCCTGGTGTTCGTCCTGAGCCTCGGCGCGCAGCGGCTGCCCAGCGCGCTGGCCGGCGTGCTGTTCGTCGCGTACGCCGCCCTGACCGGCCTGACCTTCTCCTCGATCCTGCTGGCCTACGACGCCAGCGCCGTGACCGCCGCGTTCGCCACGACCGCCGGCACCTTCGGCCTGATGAGCGTGGCCGGCTTCGTGATCAAGAAGGACCTGAGCGCCATGGGCCGCTTCTTCATGTTCGCCGTGATCGGCCTGTTCGTCGCCATGATCGTGAACCTGTTCGTGGCCAGCAGCGCCCTGACGCTGGGCATCAGCATCGTGGGCGTCCTGCTGTTCGCCGGCCTGACCGCCTACGACACCCAGATGCTGCGCAACCTCGCCCTGAGCGGCATTCAGGGTGAGCAGGCCGAGCGGGCCGCCATCAACGGCGCGCTGGCCCTGTACCTGGATTTCATCAACATGTTCCTGTTCATCCTGCGCCTGTTCGGCATCGGTGGCAGCAGCCGCGACTGA